One genomic window of Bradyrhizobium sp. B124 includes the following:
- a CDS encoding lysophospholipid acyltransferase family protein, whose product MKRLLRDLLRSGFVQRALGVLAAEYLRLVWYTNRFIYQPHDVYGIVEPLMPAIFVFWHGQHFMTPFIKTKDSYRAKVLISRHRDGEFNALAVERLGIGTIRGSGDHSGAFHRKGGVGAFLEMVRTLEDGCNMATTADVPKRARVAGLGAIMLARETGRPIIPFAMVTSRFIRLKNWDSTTINLPFGRGAVVGIEPVYVPPDADAATMERLRQHVENLLNEATRRAYAAVGRPEATLG is encoded by the coding sequence TTGAAACGACTTCTTCGCGATCTGCTGCGCAGCGGCTTCGTGCAGCGCGCGCTGGGTGTGCTTGCGGCCGAGTACCTGCGGCTGGTGTGGTACACCAACCGCTTCATCTATCAGCCGCATGACGTATACGGGATCGTCGAGCCCTTGATGCCGGCGATCTTCGTGTTCTGGCACGGCCAGCACTTCATGACGCCGTTCATCAAGACCAAGGACAGCTACCGCGCCAAGGTCCTGATCTCCCGCCACCGCGACGGCGAGTTCAACGCGCTGGCGGTCGAGCGGCTCGGCATCGGCACGATCAGGGGTTCCGGCGACCATTCCGGCGCGTTCCATCGCAAGGGCGGCGTCGGCGCCTTCCTGGAGATGGTTCGGACGCTGGAAGACGGCTGCAACATGGCTACGACGGCCGACGTGCCGAAGCGGGCGCGGGTGGCGGGTCTCGGGGCCATCATGCTGGCGCGGGAAACCGGCCGGCCGATCATCCCCTTTGCGATGGTCACCAGCCGATTCATCCGGTTGAAAAACTGGGATTCCACGACCATCAATTTGCCATTCGGGCGCGGCGCAGTGGTAGGTATTGAGCCGGTCTATGTGCCGCCCGATGCCGATGCCGCGACGATGGAAAGGCTTCGGCAGCACGTGGAGAATCTTCTCAACGAAGCGACCCGGCGCGCCTATGCAGCCGTCGGGCGGCCGGAGGCAACGCTTGGCTAG
- a CDS encoding 3'(2'),5'-bisphosphate nucleotidase CysQ produces MADADTDDWTKARDAALLTRSVQEAGRLASSLFRTELKNWIKGASSPVSEADIAVNDLLEQQLRSATPGYGWLSEESADNATRLDRRFTWIVDPIDGTRAYLAGREDWCVSVALVENASPVLAAVYAPVTEEFFFAARGQGATLNDSGVHATAGTEFDFPRMAGPKPLVQRLSPTSDEITLFPRIGSLALRLCRVAQGRLDAAFAGGQSRDWDLAAANLIVQEAGGKMTALSGDAIEYNRREVTHGVLVAAGRERHARIVEHFRNRPLP; encoded by the coding sequence TTGGCGGACGCTGATACGGACGACTGGACCAAGGCGCGCGACGCCGCCTTGCTGACCAGATCGGTGCAGGAGGCGGGCCGGCTCGCATCGTCGCTATTCCGCACCGAGTTGAAGAACTGGATCAAGGGCGCGTCCTCGCCGGTCTCCGAGGCCGACATCGCCGTCAACGACCTCCTGGAGCAGCAGCTGCGTTCGGCGACGCCGGGTTACGGCTGGCTGTCGGAGGAAAGCGCCGACAACGCGACCCGGCTCGACAGGCGCTTCACCTGGATCGTCGATCCGATCGACGGCACCCGCGCCTATCTCGCCGGCCGCGAGGACTGGTGCGTCAGTGTGGCGCTGGTTGAAAATGCATCGCCGGTGCTCGCGGCGGTGTATGCGCCGGTGACCGAGGAATTCTTCTTCGCCGCCCGCGGCCAGGGCGCCACCCTGAACGACAGCGGCGTGCACGCGACCGCGGGCACCGAGTTCGATTTTCCCCGCATGGCCGGACCGAAACCGCTGGTGCAGCGGCTCAGCCCGACGTCGGACGAGATCACGCTGTTTCCGCGGATCGGATCGCTGGCCTTGCGGTTGTGCCGCGTAGCACAAGGTCGACTTGACGCCGCCTTTGCGGGCGGGCAAAGCCGCGACTGGGATCTTGCCGCCGCGAATTTGATCGTGCAGGAAGCGGGTGGTAAGATGACCGCGCTCTCGGGGGATGCGATTGAGTACAATCGCCGGGAGGTGACGCATGGGGTGCTGGTGGCAGCAGGACGCGAACGTCATGCACGCATTGTCGAGCATTTTCGCAACCGTCCATTGCCGTGA
- a CDS encoding DUF4170 domain-containing protein, which translates to MSDNAQPQLLHLVIGGELTDLEHNTFKNLDEVEIVGVYPNYATAYAAWKAKAQATVDNAQMRYFVVHLHRLLDPEQDTKHSH; encoded by the coding sequence ATGTCAGACAATGCCCAGCCACAGCTGCTCCACCTCGTGATCGGCGGCGAGTTGACCGATCTCGAGCACAACACCTTCAAGAATCTGGACGAAGTCGAGATCGTCGGCGTCTACCCGAACTATGCGACCGCCTATGCGGCCTGGAAGGCGAAGGCGCAAGCGACCGTGGACAACGCCCAGATGCGCTATTTCGTCGTCCATCTCCACCGGTTGCTCGATCCTGAGCAGGACACGAAGCACTCCCATTGA
- a CDS encoding 3-deoxy-D-manno-octulosonic acid transferase, whose protein sequence is MQPSGGRRQRLASSLPMTLRIYRKLSSAIVPLAPALIKRRLKFGKEDPERVGERRGVSADTRPQGPLVWIHGASVGEVLAAVGLIERLRALNLRILLTSGTVTSAAIVAKRFPPDVIHQYVPYDSPRYVARFLDHWRPSLALFIESDLWPNLILSSAARRLPMVLINGRMSQRSFPRWRRVSNTIGALLGRFDICLAQSKTDAERFAALGSPNVMVTGNLKLDVAAPPADPAKLERLMSVTRGRAIVVAASTHPGEEELLIEAHKSLAGFFPGLLTVIVPRHAARGEAVARLVTEAGLRPGLRSHEDLPVATTDIYVADTMGELGLFYRLAPIVFMGGSLVAHGGQNPIEAIKLGAAIVHGPHVFNFTEVYDTLDRAGGARRADDLEALVKQLGQFLADPAARDTSLAASERVVEQLGGALERTVTALEPYLLQLQLEMGAANA, encoded by the coding sequence ATGCAGCCGTCGGGCGGCCGGAGGCAACGCTTGGCTAGCTCGCTACCGATGACGTTGCGCATCTACCGCAAGCTGTCGTCCGCGATAGTGCCGCTCGCGCCTGCGCTGATCAAGCGGCGGCTCAAGTTCGGCAAGGAAGATCCCGAACGCGTCGGCGAGCGGCGCGGCGTCAGCGCCGATACCAGGCCGCAGGGACCGCTGGTGTGGATCCACGGCGCGAGCGTCGGCGAGGTGCTGGCGGCGGTCGGGCTGATCGAGCGGCTGCGCGCGCTCAATCTGCGCATCCTGCTCACGTCAGGGACGGTGACCTCGGCCGCGATCGTGGCCAAGCGCTTTCCACCCGACGTGATCCATCAATACGTGCCGTATGACTCGCCGCGCTATGTCGCGCGCTTCCTCGATCATTGGCGTCCGTCGCTGGCGCTGTTCATCGAATCCGATCTGTGGCCGAACCTGATCCTGTCGAGCGCCGCGCGGCGGCTGCCGATGGTGCTGATCAACGGGCGGATGTCGCAGCGCTCGTTTCCGCGCTGGCGCCGGGTCTCCAACACCATCGGGGCGCTGCTCGGACGGTTCGACATCTGCCTCGCGCAGTCGAAGACCGACGCCGAACGTTTTGCCGCGCTCGGCAGCCCCAACGTCATGGTCACCGGCAACCTCAAGCTCGACGTCGCGGCGCCGCCGGCCGATCCAGCCAAGCTGGAGCGGCTGATGTCGGTGACGCGCGGCCGCGCGATCGTGGTTGCCGCGTCCACCCATCCCGGCGAGGAAGAGCTCCTGATCGAGGCGCACAAATCGCTCGCCGGCTTCTTCCCCGGGCTGCTCACGGTGATCGTGCCGCGGCATGCCGCGCGCGGCGAGGCAGTGGCGCGGCTGGTGACGGAAGCAGGCCTGCGCCCCGGGCTGCGCTCGCATGAGGATCTGCCGGTCGCGACCACCGATATTTATGTCGCCGATACGATGGGCGAGCTCGGCCTGTTCTACCGGCTGGCGCCGATCGTGTTCATGGGCGGCTCGCTGGTCGCGCATGGCGGCCAGAACCCGATCGAGGCGATCAAGCTCGGCGCTGCGATCGTGCACGGCCCCCACGTCTTCAATTTCACCGAAGTCTATGACACGCTCGATCGTGCCGGCGGCGCGCGGCGCGCCGACGATCTGGAAGCGCTGGTCAAGCAGCTCGGCCAGTTCCTCGCCGACCCCGCGGCACGCGATACGTCGCTTGCGGCCTCCGAGCGCGTCGTCGAACAGCTCGGCGGTGCGCTGGAGCGCACGGTGACCGCTCTCGAGCCCTATCTGTTGCAGCTGCAGCTCGAGATGGGAGCCGCCAATGCGTGA
- a CDS encoding DUF2093 domain-containing protein, with product MLNKFGPSGHGEAQVQYLDGDFRVISPGTFVRCAITDVRIPLDELKYWSVDLQEAYATPTAVLQRHHPGVLKSQA from the coding sequence GTGCTGAACAAGTTCGGTCCCTCGGGCCATGGCGAAGCGCAAGTGCAATATCTCGACGGCGATTTCCGCGTGATCTCGCCTGGCACCTTTGTGCGTTGTGCCATCACCGACGTCCGGATTCCGCTCGACGAGCTGAAGTACTGGAGCGTCGACCTGCAGGAAGCCTACGCCACCCCGACCGCCGTGCTGCAGCGCCACCATCCCGGCGTGCTCAAGTCGCAGGCTTAA
- the lpxK gene encoding tetraacyldisaccharide 4'-kinase produces MREPAFWHRPSSWTSQLLRPLAALYGAVAARRMQGSGVDAGIPVICVGNYHVGGAGKTPTVLALAKLLRQLEERPVVLSRGYGGRLAGPVKVDRDHHTAADIGDEPLMMAATLPVVVSRDRAAGLALARAQDASVILMDDGFQNPSVIKDTCLIVIDGTRGVGNGRVIPAGPLRAPLLPQLERTDALIVVGEGGAAKTIAADLASRGKPVLSAHLKPDEASLSALRGQRVLAFAGIGDPARFFNTLRASGVDVVRNTAFADHHAFTKDEIAQLVADARADALTLVTTEKDLARLRGPAGMPAWAQAIVPFAVTLQFEDAAALRRLVSDQLFKARNRRLRA; encoded by the coding sequence ATGCGTGAGCCGGCCTTCTGGCACCGGCCATCGTCTTGGACATCGCAATTGTTGAGACCGCTTGCCGCGCTGTACGGTGCGGTGGCCGCGCGGCGGATGCAGGGCTCCGGCGTCGATGCCGGCATTCCCGTGATCTGCGTCGGCAACTACCACGTCGGCGGCGCCGGCAAGACGCCGACCGTGCTGGCGCTGGCAAAGCTGCTACGTCAGCTCGAGGAGCGGCCGGTGGTGCTCAGCCGCGGCTATGGCGGCAGGCTTGCCGGGCCGGTCAAGGTCGATCGTGACCACCACACGGCGGCCGATATCGGCGACGAGCCGCTGATGATGGCGGCGACCTTGCCGGTCGTGGTCTCGCGCGACCGTGCCGCTGGCCTGGCGCTGGCGCGCGCGCAGGACGCAAGCGTGATCCTGATGGATGACGGCTTCCAGAATCCGAGCGTGATCAAGGACACCTGCCTGATCGTGATCGACGGCACGCGTGGCGTCGGCAATGGCCGCGTCATTCCGGCCGGACCGTTACGCGCGCCGCTGTTGCCGCAGCTGGAACGCACCGACGCGCTGATCGTGGTCGGCGAGGGGGGTGCAGCGAAAACGATTGCGGCCGATCTCGCGTCCCGTGGCAAGCCGGTATTGTCGGCGCATCTGAAGCCGGATGAGGCCTCGTTGAGTGCGTTGCGCGGTCAGCGCGTACTCGCCTTCGCCGGCATCGGCGATCCCGCGCGCTTCTTCAACACGCTGCGCGCCAGTGGCGTCGACGTCGTGCGCAACACGGCCTTCGCCGATCATCATGCCTTCACCAAGGACGAGATCGCGCAGCTCGTTGCCGATGCGAGAGCTGACGCCTTGACGCTGGTGACGACGGAAAAGGATCTGGCGCGGTTGCGCGGACCGGCCGGGATGCCGGCCTGGGCACAGGCGATCGTGCCGTTCGCGGTGACGCTGCAATTCGAGGATGCTGCCGCGCTGCGGCGCCTGGTGAGCGATCAGCTGTTCAAGGCACGGAACAGGAGGCTGCGCGCGTGA
- a CDS encoding TldD/PmbA family protein, whose translation MNSSPSASRHGDTSDLFDQSGLSDLAQRLVEAAKRAGADAADAIAVRGVSQGVEVRDGRVEETERSEGDDVGLRVFVGQRQAVVSTNDVSGDGIAKLAERAVAMARVAPDDKYVGLADPALHAHDFPDLDLLDRTVPTTAELEQRAIEAEAAALAVKGVTKSGGASASTGIGGMVLVTSTGFHGSYLRSSHGISTTAISGEGTGMERDYDFTSAPHASDLDSPTAVGRKAGERAVARSNPRKVETCKVPVVFDPRVAGSIVGHLVGAINGASIARKTSFLKDKLGEQLFSRDIRIIDDPLRVRGLRSQTFDAEGVEVKKIALIDEGVLTTWVLDSATARELGLVTTGHAHRGVSSSPSPGTYNLHLEPGAVTPKELISDIKQGFYVTDLIGSGVNGVTGDYSRGASGFWIENGEITYPVSEVTIAGHLLPMFKSLVAANDLEFRYGVNSPTLRIEGLTLGGR comes from the coding sequence GTGAACTCTTCACCATCTGCATCGCGACACGGCGATACCTCCGATCTGTTCGATCAGTCCGGCCTGAGCGACCTTGCGCAGCGTCTGGTCGAGGCCGCAAAGCGCGCCGGCGCCGATGCGGCCGATGCCATCGCGGTGCGGGGCGTCTCGCAAGGCGTCGAAGTCCGCGACGGCCGCGTCGAGGAAACCGAGCGCTCCGAAGGCGATGATGTCGGCCTTCGGGTGTTCGTCGGCCAGCGCCAAGCGGTGGTCTCGACCAATGACGTCAGCGGCGACGGGATCGCAAAGCTCGCCGAGCGTGCGGTCGCGATGGCGCGCGTCGCGCCCGACGACAAATATGTCGGCCTGGCCGATCCCGCGCTCCATGCGCATGATTTCCCCGATCTCGATCTGCTCGACCGCACCGTCCCGACCACGGCCGAGCTCGAGCAGCGCGCCATCGAAGCGGAGGCCGCGGCACTCGCGGTCAAGGGTGTCACCAAGTCCGGCGGTGCATCGGCCTCGACCGGGATCGGCGGCATGGTGCTGGTGACGTCGACCGGCTTCCACGGTTCTTATCTTCGCTCCAGTCACGGCATCTCGACGACGGCGATTTCCGGTGAGGGCACCGGCATGGAGCGCGATTACGATTTCACCAGCGCGCCGCATGCGTCCGATCTCGATTCACCCACGGCCGTTGGCCGCAAGGCCGGTGAGCGCGCGGTGGCGCGGTCGAATCCGCGCAAGGTCGAGACTTGCAAGGTGCCTGTGGTGTTCGACCCGCGGGTTGCGGGCTCGATCGTCGGCCATCTGGTCGGCGCCATCAACGGCGCCTCGATCGCGCGCAAGACCAGCTTCCTGAAGGACAAGCTCGGCGAGCAGTTGTTCTCCAGGGATATCCGTATCATCGACGATCCCCTGCGCGTGCGCGGCCTGCGTTCGCAGACCTTCGACGCCGAGGGCGTCGAGGTGAAAAAGATCGCGCTGATCGACGAAGGCGTGCTGACCACCTGGGTGCTGGACTCCGCGACCGCGCGGGAGCTCGGCTTGGTCACGACCGGGCATGCGCATCGCGGCGTGTCGTCCTCGCCATCGCCCGGAACCTATAATCTGCATCTCGAGCCGGGTGCGGTGACGCCGAAGGAGCTGATCTCCGACATCAAGCAGGGTTTCTATGTCACCGACCTGATCGGCTCCGGCGTCAACGGCGTGACCGGCGATTACAGCCGCGGCGCGTCCGGCTTCTGGATCGAGAACGGCGAGATCACCTATCCGGTCAGCGAAGTGACCATCGCCGGCCATCTGCTGCCGATGTTCAAGTCGCTGGTCGCTGCCAACGATCTGGAATTCCGCTACGGCGTCAATTCGCCGACGCTGCGCATCGAGGGCCTGACGCTTGGCGGACGCTGA
- a CDS encoding dienelactone hydrolase family protein yields MRFTSVFMCLAMLAVPAAAAAPLPAPHQVEIPEGNITLHAQLYRPDGDGPFPTVIALHACGGLAGRSEAVLPRYRDWAEQLLTSGHAVLLPDSYGSRELGPQCRIREHQVQTRRARVADINAARQWLVQQKWVAKSRISLIGWGNGAAALLWAVRPQMWSRNVEPDFRSAVAFYPDCRTSSGLGWSARVPTLVLIGARDDVTSSSACHQMVDGARGRSALARIVVYPEAYHDFDRANLPLHAVAASSDVDITEPGHIGTDASARKDAQKQVAEWLAR; encoded by the coding sequence ATGCGCTTCACGTCAGTTTTCATGTGCCTCGCGATGCTTGCCGTGCCGGCCGCGGCCGCGGCGCCGCTTCCGGCGCCGCATCAGGTCGAAATTCCCGAAGGCAATATCACGCTGCACGCGCAGCTCTACCGGCCCGACGGCGATGGCCCGTTCCCGACGGTCATCGCGCTGCACGCCTGCGGCGGTCTCGCCGGCCGTTCCGAGGCGGTGCTGCCGCGCTATCGCGACTGGGCCGAGCAACTGCTCACATCAGGCCATGCGGTGCTGCTGCCGGACAGCTACGGCTCGCGCGAGCTCGGGCCGCAGTGCCGCATAAGGGAGCATCAGGTCCAGACCCGCCGTGCGCGGGTCGCCGATATCAACGCCGCGCGGCAGTGGCTGGTGCAGCAGAAATGGGTTGCGAAGAGCCGCATCAGCCTGATCGGCTGGGGCAATGGCGCGGCCGCCTTGCTGTGGGCGGTGCGGCCGCAGATGTGGTCGCGCAACGTCGAGCCGGACTTCCGCTCGGCGGTCGCGTTCTATCCGGATTGCCGCACCTCGTCAGGCCTTGGCTGGAGCGCGCGGGTGCCGACGCTGGTCCTGATCGGCGCGCGCGACGATGTGACGTCATCGTCGGCCTGCCACCAGATGGTCGACGGCGCGCGCGGCCGCAGCGCGCTGGCGCGGATCGTGGTCTATCCCGAGGCCTATCACGATTTCGACCGCGCCAACCTGCCGCTGCACGCGGTCGCGGCCTCGTCCGATGTCGACATCACGGAGCCCGGTCACATCGGCACCGATGCGAGCGCACGCAAGGACGCGCAAAAGCAAGTCGCCGAGTGGCTGGCGCGCTAG